One region of Solanum pennellii chromosome 6, SPENNV200 genomic DNA includes:
- the LOC107021290 gene encoding mitochondrial import receptor subunit TOM40-1-like encodes MATLVPPAATDFPAGSKPTVTEPEKVDYFNLPCPIPYEEIHREALMSLKPELFEGMRFDFTRGLNQRFSLSHSVFMGPTELPTQSTDVVKIPTAHYEFGANFIDPKMMLFGRVMTDGRVNARVRCELSENLAMKANGQLTGEPHMSHGMVNFDYKGKDYRTQFQLGNGALFGASYIQSITPHLSLGGEVFWAGQHRKSGIGYAARYNTDKMVATGQVASTGMVALGYVQKVSEKVSLASDFMYNYMSRDVTASVGYDYILRQCRLRGKIDSNGCVAAFLEERLNMGLNFILSAEIDHKKKDYKFGFGLTVGE; translated from the exons ATGGCCACTCTCGTCCCTCCGGCAGCTACAGATTTTCCGGCAGGCTCAAAGCCGACGGTGACCGAACCGGAGAAAGTCGATTACTTCAACTTGCCTTGTCCTATTCCTTATGAAGAAATCCACCGTGAAGCTTTAA TGTCTTTAAAGCCTGAGCTTTTTGAAGGGATGCGCTTTGACTTTACCAGAGGACTTAATCAGAGGTTTTCACTCAGTCACAG TGTTTTCATGGGGCCCACGGAACTTCCTACTCAGTCTACAGATGTAGTCAAAATTCCAACTGCTCACTATGAGTTTGGTGCCAACTTTATTGATCCAAAG ATGATGCTTTTTGGGAGAGTAATGACAGATGGTAGGGTGAATGCAAGAGTGAGGTGTGAGTTGTCTGAGAATCTTGCAATGAAGGCTAATGGCCAG CTAACGGGTGAGCCGCACATGTCGCATGGCATGGTTAATTTTGATTACAAG gGTAAAGACTACAGAACACAGTTTCAATTGGGGAATGGTGCATTATTTGGAGCCAGCTACATCCAG AGTATCACTCCACATTTGTCTCTAGGTGGTGAAGTATTCTGGGCTGGTCAGCATCGGAAGTCTGGCATTGGTTATGCTGCTCGTTACAATACAGATAAGATG GTTGCTACAGGGCAAGTTGCTAGCACTGGAATGGTTGCACTGGGCTATGTTCAGAAAGTTTCTGAGAAG GTGTCTCTAGCATCAGACTTTATGTACAACTATATGTCCAGGGATGTAACAGCAAGTGTTGGTTATGATTACATCCTTCGGCAG TGTCGTCTTAGAGGAAAGATTGATTCCAACGGCTGTGTTGCTGCTTTCCTGGAAGAACGCCTGAACATGGGTCTTAATTTCATTCTTTCTGCCGAG ATTGATCATAAAAAGAAAGATTACAAGTTCGGATTTGGGCTGACAGTGGGAGAATAG
- the LOC107021618 gene encoding oligoribonuclease-like, which produces MIKGFHKMNQLSNGFSCLNLDVADSQDDTETLGETETVYGRGKAKEKDDNSGEYELPLVWIDLEMTGLDIEVERILEIACIITDGNLTKSIEGPDLVIHQTKECLDNMGEWCQSHHAASGLTQKVLESTITEEEAEKQVVEFVKRNIRTYTPLLAGNSIYTDLLFLKKFMPNLASLFSHVLVDVSSVKALCFRWYPRDNRKAPKKQNKHRAMDDIKESIAELKYFKEHIFKVSKSKK; this is translated from the exons ATGATCAAAGGCTTTCACAAAATGAATCAACTCTCTAATGGCTTCTCATGTCTGAATTTGGATGTCGCCGATAGCCAGGATGACACAGAAACTCTCGGGGAAACTGAGACAGTATATGGAAGAG GTAAAGCCAAGGAAAAAGATGACAACTCAGGAGAGTACGAATTGCCACTTGTATGGATTGACCTTGAGATGACTG GTTTGGATATTGAAGTTGAAAGGATATTGGAGATTGCTTGTATAATTACTGATGGAAACTTGACCAAATCAATTGAG GGTCCTGATTTAGTTATACATCAAACCAAGGAGTGTCTGGACAATATGGGAGAATGGTGTCAGAGCCATCATGCAGCGAGTG gttTGACTCAGAAGGTGCTCGAGAGTACCATCACTGAAGAAGAAGCCGAGAAGCAG GTTGTTGAATTTGTCAAGAGAAATATAAGGACTTATACACCACTGCTCGCAGGAAATTCAATCTATACGGATCTTCTTTTTCTGAAG AAGTTCATGCCAAATTTGGCAAGTTTGTTTTCGCATGTACTTGTTGACGTCAGCAGCGTAAAGGCACTGTGTTTTCGTTGGTATCCAAGAG ACAACAGGAAGGCTCCTAAAAAGCAAAACAAGCACAGAGCTATGGATGACATTAAGGAGAGTATAGCTGAACTCAAATACTTCAAGGAGCACATATTCAAAGTCTCCAAGTCTAAAAAGTGA
- the LOC107022786 gene encoding MLO-like protein 1, whose protein sequence is MEGGGEEEGSLEYTPTWVVAAVCTVIVSISLLVERLIHYAGKRLKKKKQKHLYEALQKVKEELMLLGFISLLLTVFQSRIVEICVPPHVVTHLLPCALSLEHTSFSPPTPPPPHEEPQVNNQAVHYHAGPHHLRHLLEEETISAEGYCRHKNTVPLLSLEALHHLHVFIFVLAIVHVTFSVLTIVFGGAKIRQWKQWEDAIVKDDNESEDAHLKPTVTHVYEHDFIRNRFQGMGTQSAILGWVRSFFKQFYASVNESDYRALRLGFIMTHCKGNPRFNFHRYMIRALEDDFRTVVGISWYLWIFVILFLLLNINGWHTYFWIAFFPFILLLSVGTKLEHVILQLAHEIAEKHVAIEGELVVTPSDNHFWFDNPQIILFFIHFILFQNAFEIAFFFWILFQYGFHSCIMGKYVFVIPRLVIGVIIQVLCSYSTLPLYALVTQMGSHYKKSMFDNHVQACLMEWAEKAKKKKGHKYGRDGSTRSNDGSVFEASLSVNDHKHLPQNGV, encoded by the exons atggaGGGAGGTGGAGAGGAAGAAGGGTCATTGGAATATACACCAACATGGGTGGTTGCTGCTGTATGCACAGTCATTGTTTCTATTTCTCTTCTTGTTGAACGTCTCATCCATTACGCTGGCAAg CgtctgaagaagaagaaacaaaagcATCTGTATGAAGCCCTACAGAAAGTTAAAGAAG AGTTGATGCTGTTGGGGTTTATTTCTCTGCTGTTAACAGTATTTCAAAGTCGTATTGTTGAAATCTGCGTGCCTCCTCATGTTGTAACACACTTACTTCCCTGTGCGTTATCGTTGGAGCATACTTCATTTTCACCTCCAACTCCACCTCCGCCTCACGAAGAGCCTCAGGTTAACAATCAGGCGGTTCACTATCATGCTGGTCCTCACCATCTACGGCATTTGCTTGAAGAAGAAACAATTTCAGCTGAGGGTTACTGCCGTCATAAA AATACGGTTCCGTTACTATCTCTTGAGGCGTTGCATCACcttcatgtttttatatttgtccTAGCTATTGTGCATGTGACATTCTCTGTTTTGACTATTGTATTTGGAGGAGCAAAG ATACGTCAATGGAAGCAATGGGAGGATGCAATCGTAAAAGATGATAATGAATCCGAAGATG CTCATTTGAAGCCAACAGTTACTCATGTATATGAACATGATTTCATCAGGAATCGGTTTCAGGGTATGGGTACACAATCAGCCATTTTGGGTTGGGTG CGTTCTTTCTTCAAGCAATTTTACGCTTCTGTCAACGAATCAGACTACAGAGCGCTTCGTTTGGGATTCATTATG ACACATTGCAAGGGAAATCCAAGATTCAATTTTCATAGGTACATGATACGTGCACTGGAAGACGATTTTAGGACAGTTGTTGGTATCAG TTGGTATCTCTGGATATTCGTAATCCTCTTCTTGTTGCTAAACATTAACG GTTGGCATACATATTTCTGGATtgctttctttccttttatt CTTCTGCTCTCTGTGGGAACAAAGTTGGAGCATGTGATTCTACAGTTAGCTCATGAAATTGCTGAGAAACATGTAGCTATAGAAGGCGAATTGGTTGTAACACCATCTGATAATCACTTTTGGTTCGATAACCCTCAAATCATCCTCTTCTTTATACATTTTATTCTCTTCCAAAATGCTTTTGAAATAGCATTTTTCTTCTGGATTTTG TTCCAATATGGCTTTCACTCCTGCATTATGGGAAAATATGTCTTTGTGATTCCACGGCTCGTCATAGG GGTAATCATTCAAGTTTTATGCAGCTATAGTACACTGCCACTTTATGCTCTAGTTACACAG ATGGGGAGTCATTATAAGAAATCGATGTTCGATAATCATGTTCAAGCATGTCTTATGGAATGGGCTGAGAAGGCGAAAAAGAAGAAGGGACATAAGTATGGTAGAGACGGCTCTACCCGTTCAAATGACGGTTCTGTTTTTGAAGCATCACTGTCTGTAAATGACCACAAACATCTCCCTCAAAATGGGGTTTAG
- the LOC107021121 gene encoding uncharacterized protein LOC107021121 produces the protein MPEHPAADSSATDNTVTVKRYAPPNQRNRSLGRRKSGGDRLERASSYASDGEKNQMSAAKSVSDAGVNRVNDYPPTKLIPLQGCCTSEAFQLLNDRWAAALNAHNNLSEDSRERPVMYTKRSPWGHPLLPHQLMSQAGAESSTGQKDFLSKLQMAMLNTHVNFDA, from the exons ATGCCGGAACATCCTGCTGCAGATTCATCAGCCACCGACAACACCGTCACCGTCAAGCGTTATGCCCCTCCCAATCAGCG GAATCGTTCACTCGGCAGGCGAAAATCTGGAGGAG ATCGACTTGAAAGAGCTAGCAGCTATGCTAGTGATGGAGAGAAGAACCAAATGAGCGCAGCTAAGTCTGTATCTGATGCTGGAGTCAATCGAGTGAATGATTATCCTCCAACAAAGTTAATACCGCTACAAGGATGTTGTACAAGCGAAGCTTTTCAGCTACTGAATGAcc gcTGGGCAGCTGCTCTGAATGCTCATAATAATTTATCAGAAGATTCTCGTG AAAGGCCTGTAATGTACACAAAAAGATCACCTTGGGGGCATCCTTTGCTTCCACATCAA TTGATGTCACAAGCAGGAGCTGAATCTTCTACTGGCCAGAAGGATTTTCTAAGCAAACTTCAGATGGCTATGCTCAATACACATGTCAATTTCGATGCCTAA